One Rhodobacteraceae bacterium M385 genomic region harbors:
- a CDS encoding DUF1194 domain-containing protein translates to MVGQRLLGATAYAACLLAAAPIAAQEDCRLALQLGLDVSASVDVAEYRLQVDGLAAALIDPVVSDAFFSGPGPVALSIFEWSGRFQQEVLVDWTLIRSEGDLLRIAERIAGSQRGTQDHPTALGYALGFAATRFDEAPDCLFQTLDISGDGQNNDGFAPAAAFEHFDFDGVTVNGLAIGGASREIEDYFAAEVIHGPGAFVEYAVNHDHFAEAIQRKLERELRAMIFGGLIPPSLTP, encoded by the coding sequence TTGGTAGGTCAGCGCCTCCTCGGCGCGACGGCTTACGCCGCTTGCCTCCTCGCAGCTGCGCCGATTGCGGCGCAGGAAGACTGCCGTCTGGCCCTACAATTGGGGCTGGACGTATCGGCCTCGGTCGATGTGGCAGAGTACCGGTTGCAGGTGGATGGCCTTGCCGCCGCACTGATTGATCCGGTGGTGTCTGACGCCTTTTTCAGCGGCCCCGGCCCCGTCGCCCTATCAATCTTCGAATGGTCCGGGCGCTTCCAACAAGAGGTGCTGGTGGATTGGACCCTGATCCGGTCCGAGGGCGACCTACTTCGCATCGCCGAAAGGATCGCCGGATCGCAACGGGGCACGCAAGATCACCCCACCGCGCTCGGTTACGCCCTGGGCTTCGCTGCCACCCGCTTTGACGAAGCGCCGGATTGCTTGTTCCAAACCCTCGATATCTCGGGCGATGGGCAGAACAATGACGGTTTCGCCCCCGCCGCCGCCTTCGAGCATTTCGACTTCGACGGGGTCACGGTGAATGGCCTCGCCATTGGCGGCGCGTCGAGAGAGATTGAGGATTACTTCGCCGCAGAGGTGATCCACGGCCCCGGCGCTTTCGTGGAATACGCCGTGAACCACGACCATTTCGCCGAGGCCATTCAGCGCAAACTGGAACGGGAATTGCGGGCGATGATCTTCGGCGGTCTCATTCCGCCTTCACTGACACCCTAG
- the secD gene encoding protein translocase subunit SecD, which yields MLQIPLWNRLFIILTVLVGLSFAMPNFFYGTVERHNDALAEIERTGAETPQQTEDVAAWPGYLPATLVNLGLDLRGGAHLLAEVQVEDVYVQRMDSLWPEVRDALRELRDVVGTIRRVDAEPGLLQVRISQPEGMVSALAAVRELGQPVVSLTGGFGESTLDVSGAGDVITVRLSESEQAATNDRTLQQSIEIVRRRVDEAGTREPTIQRQGADRILIQVPGIGSAQELKELIGTTARLTFHPVVGRASGPDADTDSRQMVLPSVDEGDGYYILEETPVVTGDDLVDSQPGFDQQTGEAIVTFRFNPTGARAFGEYTAANVGAPFAIVLDEEVISAPVIRSAITGGAGQISGNFTVEGSTELAILLRAGALPAEMTFLEERTIGPELGADSVQAGQTAALIAFAAVLIFMVASYGLFGVFASIALILNVGLIFGILSLIGATLTLPGIAGIVLTIGMAVDANVLVFERIREELKTAKGPARAIELGYERALSAIIDANITTFIIATILFVLGSGPVRGFSVTLGIGIVTSVFTAIYVTRLLVVYWFERKRPKKIEV from the coding sequence ATGCTGCAGATCCCTCTCTGGAACCGGCTGTTCATCATACTGACGGTTCTTGTGGGCCTTAGCTTTGCGATGCCCAACTTTTTTTACGGCACCGTAGAACGGCACAATGACGCGTTGGCTGAGATTGAGCGGACGGGCGCGGAAACACCGCAACAGACCGAGGATGTCGCGGCCTGGCCCGGCTATCTGCCTGCGACGTTGGTTAATCTGGGGTTGGACCTGCGGGGCGGGGCGCATTTGCTGGCCGAAGTGCAGGTGGAAGACGTCTACGTTCAGCGCATGGACAGCCTGTGGCCGGAAGTGCGCGATGCCCTGCGCGAGCTGCGCGATGTGGTCGGCACGATCCGCCGTGTCGATGCAGAGCCGGGCCTGCTTCAGGTGCGCATCAGTCAGCCCGAAGGCATGGTATCGGCCCTTGCCGCCGTGCGCGAATTGGGCCAGCCGGTTGTCAGCCTGACCGGTGGTTTTGGCGAAAGCACGTTGGATGTCAGTGGCGCGGGTGACGTCATCACCGTGCGACTCAGCGAATCCGAGCAAGCAGCAACCAACGACCGCACCTTGCAGCAGAGCATTGAAATCGTGCGCCGCCGTGTGGATGAGGCCGGCACGCGGGAGCCGACCATTCAGCGCCAAGGCGCGGACCGTATCCTTATTCAGGTGCCGGGCATCGGCTCGGCGCAGGAACTCAAAGAGCTGATCGGCACCACCGCCCGGCTGACCTTCCACCCCGTCGTGGGACGCGCCAGCGGCCCCGATGCCGATACCGACTCGCGCCAGATGGTGCTGCCGTCGGTGGATGAGGGGGACGGCTACTATATCCTTGAGGAAACTCCCGTTGTGACGGGCGATGACCTTGTGGACAGCCAACCGGGCTTTGACCAACAGACCGGAGAGGCCATCGTTACCTTCCGCTTCAACCCAACGGGCGCGCGGGCCTTTGGGGAATATACCGCCGCCAACGTGGGCGCGCCCTTCGCGATCGTGCTTGATGAAGAGGTGATTTCCGCCCCTGTCATCCGTTCGGCCATTACCGGCGGTGCGGGCCAGATCAGCGGCAACTTCACCGTGGAAGGCTCGACCGAACTGGCAATTCTGCTCCGTGCCGGGGCATTGCCTGCGGAAATGACCTTCCTTGAAGAACGCACCATCGGGCCAGAGCTTGGCGCGGACAGTGTGCAAGCGGGCCAAACCGCGGCACTGATCGCCTTTGCCGCCGTCTTGATCTTCATGGTTGCCAGCTACGGCCTGTTTGGGGTCTTCGCCTCGATCGCGTTGATCCTGAACGTGGGGCTGATCTTTGGTATTCTGTCCCTGATCGGGGCCACCCTGACATTGCCCGGTATCGCGGGGATCGTGTTGACCATCGGTATGGCCGTTGACGCCAACGTGCTGGTGTTTGAGCGTATCCGAGAGGAACTCAAGACCGCCAAAGGCCCTGCAAGGGCCATCGAGTTGGGCTATGAGCGCGCCTTGTCCGCCATCATCGACGCCAACATCACGACATTCATCATTGCCACCATCCTTTTCGTTCTGGGTTCCGGCCCCGTGCGCGGCTTCTCGGTCACGCTGGGGATCGGGATCGTGACATCGGTATTCACGGCAATCTACGTGACACGCCTTTTGGTGGTTTACTGGTTCGAGCGGAAACGCCCGAAGAAAATCGAGGTATAA
- the surE gene encoding 5'/3'-nucleotidase SurE: MRILITNDDGINAPGLEVLHAIATDIAGDTGEVWTVAPAFEQSGVGHCISYTHPTMISEFGPRRFAAEGSPADCVIAALHDVLMDTPPDLILSGVNKGNNSAENTLYSGTIGAAIEAAIQGVPAIALSQYYGPGNVSLENQFEAASTHGADVIRKILSTPDAFTSHPYKLFYNVNFPPLPAAEVKGIRAVAQGFREGGTGMGMRADTAPNGRKFLWITGSPQNVPSGDNTDATANLDGYISVTPMRADLTAYDRLATLKDAIE, encoded by the coding sequence ATGCGCATTCTCATCACCAACGACGACGGCATCAACGCCCCCGGCCTTGAAGTCCTCCACGCCATCGCAACCGACATCGCCGGCGACACCGGAGAGGTCTGGACCGTCGCCCCCGCCTTTGAACAATCGGGCGTCGGCCATTGCATCTCCTACACCCACCCCACGATGATCTCGGAATTCGGCCCCCGTCGCTTCGCCGCCGAAGGCAGCCCAGCCGATTGCGTCATCGCCGCCCTCCACGATGTGCTGATGGACACGCCCCCAGACCTGATCCTTTCCGGCGTCAACAAGGGCAATAACTCGGCCGAGAATACGCTCTATTCCGGCACCATCGGCGCCGCGATCGAGGCCGCAATCCAGGGCGTCCCCGCCATCGCCCTGTCGCAATACTACGGCCCCGGCAACGTGAGCCTCGAAAACCAGTTCGAAGCCGCCAGCACCCACGGCGCCGACGTCATTCGCAAAATTCTCTCCACCCCGGACGCCTTCACCAGCCACCCCTACAAACTGTTCTACAACGTCAACTTCCCGCCCCTTCCCGCCGCCGAAGTCAAAGGCATCCGCGCCGTGGCCCAGGGCTTCCGCGAAGGCGGCACCGGCATGGGCATGCGCGCCGACACCGCCCCCAACGGGCGCAAATTTCTCTGGATCACCGGATCTCCCCAAAACGTGCCCTCCGGCGACAACACCGATGCCACCGCCAACCTCGACGGCTATATCTCGGTCACCCCGATGCGCGCGGACCTCACCGCCTATGACAGGCTCGCCACCTTGAAAGATGCCATCGAATGA
- a CDS encoding tryptophan-rich sensory protein, which yields MPDLSSKAMAALVLLAAIAFAVSPLLTEPFSGFDPSQLPRPVDDPPIQPAGYAFAIWGVIYVWLIISAAYGLLSRAVAPDWQPMRAPLLLSLVIGASWIPVALSAPVTSTVLILAMLVTALIALFNAPASQSALAAAPIALYAGWLSAAAIVASATIIAAYTGLSTTIVSIGGLIVIGAVATLVIRATAHPLPYAAAVLWALIGVVVANTPNGATLPLGTTITVIAILSSQTLQRLRQ from the coding sequence TTGCCTGATCTCTCGTCCAAAGCGATGGCGGCCCTCGTCTTGCTGGCTGCCATCGCCTTCGCGGTCTCTCCTCTCCTGACCGAGCCGTTCTCGGGCTTTGACCCCAGCCAATTGCCCCGTCCCGTGGATGATCCCCCAATCCAACCGGCCGGATACGCCTTCGCGATCTGGGGCGTGATCTATGTCTGGCTCATCATCAGCGCCGCCTACGGCCTCCTGTCTCGCGCCGTAGCACCCGACTGGCAGCCGATGCGCGCGCCGCTGCTCCTGTCGCTGGTGATCGGGGCAAGCTGGATTCCCGTGGCGCTCTCTGCCCCCGTCACCTCAACGGTTCTCATCCTCGCAATGCTGGTCACCGCCCTCATCGCGCTGTTCAACGCGCCCGCCTCCCAATCGGCCCTCGCCGCCGCGCCCATCGCCCTCTACGCGGGCTGGCTGTCGGCAGCCGCCATCGTTGCCAGCGCCACAATCATCGCCGCCTACACCGGCCTCTCCACCACAATCGTCAGCATCGGCGGCCTCATCGTCATCGGCGCTGTCGCCACCCTCGTGATCCGCGCCACCGCCCATCCGCTGCCCTATGCCGCCGCCGTCCTCTGGGCGCTCATCGGTGTCGTGGTCGCCAACACCCCCAACGGCGCCACGCTCCCCCTCGGGACCACCATCACCGTCATCGCAATCCTCAGCTCCCAGACCCTCCAGCGCCTCCGGCAGTAA
- a CDS encoding protein-L-isoaspartate(D-aspartate) O-methyltransferase has product MTDREGAGFDPERKMQFLYQLRQKGVMDKRVLTAMERVDRGAFVRGHFAARAYEDMPLPISSGQTISQPSVVGLMTQALNVQPRDTVLEVGTGSGYQAAILSHLARRVYTIDRHRNLTREAEIAFTKQGLVNITVLTRDGSFGLPDQGPFDRILVTAAAEDPPGPLMQQLKIGGIMVVPVGQSDTVQSLIKVTRHDTGYDYDELMPVRFVPLIEGTARD; this is encoded by the coding sequence ATGACCGACCGCGAGGGCGCCGGCTTCGACCCGGAACGCAAAATGCAGTTCCTCTACCAATTGCGCCAAAAAGGCGTGATGGACAAACGCGTCCTCACCGCAATGGAGCGCGTCGATCGCGGCGCCTTCGTGCGGGGCCATTTCGCCGCCCGCGCCTACGAGGACATGCCCCTTCCGATCAGCTCGGGCCAGACCATCAGCCAACCCTCTGTTGTCGGCCTGATGACCCAGGCCCTCAACGTGCAACCCCGTGACACCGTGCTCGAAGTCGGCACCGGCTCCGGCTACCAGGCCGCCATCCTCAGCCACCTCGCCCGACGCGTCTACACCATCGACCGCCACCGCAACCTGACCCGTGAAGCGGAAATCGCCTTCACGAAACAAGGCCTTGTCAACATCACCGTGCTCACCCGTGACGGCTCCTTCGGACTGCCCGACCAAGGCCCTTTTGACCGCATCCTCGTGACCGCCGCCGCCGAAGACCCCCCCGGCCCCCTGATGCAACAACTCAAAATCGGCGGCATCATGGTTGTGCCCGTGGGACAATCCGATACCGTTCAAAGCCTGATAAAAGTCACCCGGCACGACACCGGCTACGACTACGACGAACTGATGCCCGTGCGCTTCGTCCCCCTCATCGAAGGCACCGCCCGCGACTAG
- a CDS encoding peptidoglycan DD-metalloendopeptidase family protein — translation MRLITQYFPARRLSLLAPVFLAACVGAPAEWDFDFRPNAPRTNVTVADRPDPDSRGLISYDSYQVAIARRGDTVADVAARIGLSSSELASFNGRSETDELRSGEVLALPSRVAGGASATGSGTDIASIAGAAIDAAGSGTPSASGPQLPDGQEPVRHRVGRGETAYSVARLYGVSVRSLAEWNGLGPDLAVREGQHLLIPIVIETAEAADDSRPGDSVAPLPPSAANPLPGSIETAALPALEGAGTGTATPAPAPAATAPREAAPLIRPVSGSIVRGYGSGNEGIDIGASAGTAVQAAADGTVAAITQDTDQVPILVIRHSGGLLTVYANIQNIAVSRGDRISQGQTVAQVGGGDPAFLHFEVRRGFEAVDPAEYLP, via the coding sequence ATGCGCCTGATCACACAGTATTTTCCCGCCCGTAGGCTCTCCCTGCTGGCGCCCGTCTTTCTTGCAGCCTGCGTCGGTGCGCCCGCGGAATGGGATTTCGACTTCCGCCCCAACGCGCCCCGCACCAATGTCACTGTGGCCGATCGGCCCGACCCCGACAGCCGGGGGCTTATTTCTTACGACAGCTACCAGGTCGCCATCGCCCGGCGCGGCGACACCGTTGCCGATGTGGCAGCGCGGATCGGGCTGTCCTCCTCGGAACTGGCCTCCTTCAATGGCCGCTCTGAAACCGATGAACTGCGCTCTGGTGAGGTTCTCGCCCTGCCAAGCCGTGTGGCCGGCGGTGCCTCTGCAACAGGCAGCGGGACGGACATCGCCTCCATCGCGGGGGCCGCGATTGATGCTGCGGGCAGCGGCACGCCCTCGGCCTCTGGACCGCAATTGCCCGATGGTCAGGAACCCGTCCGCCACCGCGTCGGGCGCGGCGAAACGGCCTACTCCGTGGCCCGCCTCTACGGCGTCTCGGTGCGTAGCCTTGCGGAATGGAACGGCCTTGGCCCCGATCTGGCAGTGCGCGAAGGCCAGCACCTGCTGATCCCCATCGTGATTGAAACCGCTGAAGCCGCCGACGACAGCCGCCCCGGCGATAGCGTGGCCCCCCTGCCACCCTCGGCCGCCAATCCTCTGCCCGGCAGCATTGAAACCGCCGCGCTGCCCGCCCTAGAAGGCGCAGGCACTGGCACGGCCACCCCGGCGCCAGCCCCCGCCGCTACTGCGCCACGCGAAGCGGCACCGCTGATCCGGCCCGTTTCGGGCTCAATCGTGCGCGGCTACGGCTCGGGCAATGAAGGCATCGATATTGGCGCCTCCGCCGGCACCGCCGTGCAAGCGGCCGCCGATGGCACCGTGGCCGCGATCACCCAAGATACCGACCAGGTGCCAATCCTTGTGATTCGCCACTCCGGCGGGCTTCTGACCGTCTATGCCAACATCCAGAACATCGCGGTGTCGCGCGGCGACCGGATCAGCCAAGGCCAGACCGTGGCCCAAGTAGGCGGCGGCGACCCGGCGTTCCTGCACTTTGAAGTGCGCCGTGGGTTCGAGGCGGTAGACCCTGCGGAATACCTGCCCTAA
- the yajC gene encoding preprotein translocase subunit YajC: MEAFGQVVPLILILVIMYFFLIRPQQKKVKDHQAMVEALRRGDEVVTQGGLIGKITKVKDETEVEVEIAKDVKIRVLRPTIAQVRSKTEPAND; this comes from the coding sequence ATGGAAGCCTTCGGCCAGGTAGTTCCGCTGATCCTGATCCTCGTGATCATGTATTTCTTCCTCATCCGCCCTCAGCAAAAGAAGGTGAAAGATCATCAGGCGATGGTCGAGGCGCTGCGGCGCGGGGATGAAGTTGTCACCCAAGGTGGCCTGATCGGCAAGATCACCAAGGTCAAAGACGAGACCGAGGTTGAGGTCGAGATTGCCAAGGACGTGAAGATTCGCGTTCTGCGCCCCACGATTGCTCAGGTCCGTTCCAAGACCGAGCCTGCCAACGACTGA
- a CDS encoding sulfite exporter TauE/SafE family protein, translated as MPEALTLALQTPGLEWVICAGFLAALVYGFAGFGSALIFMPLATIFMPPPLAIAAFSLSALGSLVTVFPGAWKSADKGQTLMVVAMSIVFMPVGIFLLRIAPEVTIRTAVCVVTLLTLVLLVSGWKVPLRGGRGLQLGVGALAGITGGSTGLNGPPVILFNLGTDQPVAVTRGNLACFLTLNSLFMMPLMWAQGLVDARAFFLGLILLLPYALGGFVGVQLFRPGGAALYRTIAFVLIGVAGVMGLPIWG; from the coding sequence ATGCCTGAGGCCCTTACTCTGGCCCTGCAAACGCCGGGGCTGGAGTGGGTTATCTGTGCGGGCTTTCTGGCGGCATTGGTTTACGGCTTTGCGGGCTTCGGCTCGGCCCTGATCTTCATGCCTCTGGCGACCATTTTCATGCCGCCGCCCCTGGCGATTGCGGCATTCTCTCTATCGGCGCTTGGGTCGCTGGTGACGGTTTTTCCGGGCGCGTGGAAATCGGCCGACAAGGGGCAAACCCTGATGGTTGTGGCCATGTCGATCGTGTTCATGCCGGTGGGCATCTTCCTTCTTCGCATCGCCCCCGAGGTGACAATCCGCACCGCCGTTTGCGTTGTCACCCTGCTGACGCTGGTTCTACTGGTATCGGGTTGGAAAGTCCCCTTGCGGGGCGGGCGGGGGCTGCAACTGGGCGTTGGCGCCTTGGCGGGTATTACCGGCGGCTCTACCGGTCTGAACGGCCCCCCGGTGATCCTGTTCAACCTTGGCACCGATCAGCCGGTGGCGGTGACCCGTGGCAATCTTGCCTGCTTCCTGACGTTGAATTCGCTTTTCATGATGCCGTTGATGTGGGCGCAGGGGTTGGTGGACGCGCGGGCGTTCTTTCTGGGGCTGATCTTGTTGCTGCCATACGCGCTTGGTGGTTTTGTAGGGGTGCAATTGTTCCGTCCCGGTGGCGCGGCGCTTTACCGAACAATTGCCTTTGTGTTGATCGGCGTGGCAGGTGTGATGGGCCTGCCGATATGGGGATAG
- the serS gene encoding serine--tRNA ligase has product MHDIRAIRENPAAFDAALALRGLSPVSSEILAIDTARRNAITQAETAQADRNAASKEVGKAKASGDEAEFERLRALVAAKKDEIARLDEEAKAKDAELTAILEALPNLPHPDVPPGADEDDNVEQHRRGTPRVFDFTPNEHFDIKGVAASMDFETAAKLSGARFVTLKGAVARVHRALAQFMLDTHTDENGLTEINAPVLVRDETMYGTGQLPKFAEDSYQTTNGWWLIPTSEVTLTSLDSGNIVDEATLPRRYTAHSLCFRSEAGSAGRDTSGMLRQHQFEKVEMVSVTHPDTSDDEQMRMLACAEGILDKLNIPYRTVLLCAGDMGFGATRTFDIEAWLPGQNTYREISSVSTCGAFQARRMNARFKPSAGGKPEFVHTLNGSGLAVGRCLIAVLENGQNADGSVSLPEALHPWLGGKTQITAEGNLA; this is encoded by the coding sequence ATGCACGACATCCGCGCGATCCGCGAAAACCCTGCCGCTTTCGACGCCGCTCTGGCGCTTCGGGGTCTGTCTCCTGTGTCCTCTGAGATTCTCGCCATCGACACGGCCCGCCGCAACGCGATCACGCAGGCAGAAACCGCACAGGCCGACCGCAACGCCGCCTCCAAGGAAGTGGGCAAGGCAAAAGCCTCGGGCGATGAGGCCGAGTTTGAGCGTCTGCGCGCCCTCGTCGCGGCCAAGAAAGACGAAATTGCCCGCCTCGATGAAGAGGCCAAGGCAAAAGACGCGGAACTGACCGCGATCCTTGAAGCCTTGCCAAACCTGCCCCACCCCGACGTGCCCCCGGGCGCGGATGAGGACGACAACGTCGAACAGCACCGCCGCGGCACCCCGCGTGTGTTCGACTTCACGCCGAACGAGCATTTTGACATCAAAGGTGTCGCTGCCTCCATGGATTTCGAGACCGCCGCCAAGCTATCGGGCGCGCGTTTCGTGACGTTGAAAGGCGCCGTCGCCCGCGTCCACCGCGCCTTGGCGCAATTCATGCTCGACACCCACACGGACGAGAATGGCCTGACCGAGATCAACGCCCCCGTGCTGGTGCGCGACGAAACCATGTATGGCACCGGCCAATTGCCCAAGTTCGCCGAAGACAGCTACCAGACGACCAATGGCTGGTGGCTGATCCCCACATCCGAGGTCACGCTGACCTCTCTCGACAGCGGCAATATCGTAGACGAAGCCACCCTGCCCCGCCGCTACACCGCCCATTCTCTCTGCTTCCGGTCTGAAGCGGGCAGCGCGGGCCGCGACACGTCGGGGATGCTGCGCCAGCACCAGTTCGAAAAGGTCGAAATGGTCTCCGTCACCCACCCGGACACGTCTGACGACGAACAAATGCGGATGCTGGCCTGTGCCGAGGGGATTCTCGACAAGCTGAACATCCCCTACCGCACGGTCCTGCTCTGCGCAGGCGACATGGGCTTCGGCGCGACGCGGACGTTCGATATCGAGGCTTGGCTGCCCGGCCAGAACACCTACCGAGAGATTTCGTCGGTCTCCACCTGTGGCGCGTTCCAGGCCCGCCGCATGAACGCGCGGTTCAAGCCCAGCGCCGGCGGCAAGCCCGAGTTCGTACACACCCTCAACGGCTCTGGCCTCGCCGTCGGGCGCTGCCTGATTGCGGTGCTGGAAAACGGCCAAAACGCCGATGGCTCCGTGAGCTTGCCCGAGGCGCTGCACCCCTGGCTTGGCGGCAAAACCCAAATCACGGCGGAGGGCAATCTTGCCTGA
- a CDS encoding VOC family protein — protein MAIRYLHTMVRVKDLDASIAFFKLLGLEETRRIENEGGRFSLIFLSPPGQENASVELTYNWDGDDGLPSDSRHFGHLAYRVDDIYAMCQHLQDNGVTINRPPRDGHMAFVRSPDNVSIELLQEGEPLAPAEPWASMENTGHW, from the coding sequence ATGGCAATTCGCTACCTGCATACGATGGTGCGCGTGAAAGACCTGGACGCCTCGATCGCGTTCTTCAAACTTCTGGGGCTGGAAGAGACCCGGCGGATCGAGAATGAGGGCGGACGGTTCTCGCTCATCTTCCTGTCGCCTCCGGGCCAAGAGAACGCCAGTGTCGAGCTGACCTATAACTGGGATGGCGACGACGGCCTGCCGTCGGACAGCCGCCACTTTGGCCACCTCGCCTACCGTGTCGATGACATCTACGCCATGTGCCAGCATTTGCAGGACAACGGCGTCACCATCAATCGCCCTCCGCGTGACGGCCATATGGCTTTCGTGCGCTCGCCCGACAATGTCTCGATTGAGTTGTTGCAGGAAGGGGAGCCTTTGGCCCCGGCGGAGCCTTGGGCCTCCATGGAAAACACGGGGCATTGGTAG
- a CDS encoding Mth938-like domain-containing protein, with product MRMNEVQFDESNPVDGYGPGFFRVGGERFDGAVLLLPSGAALWGGYEDADALVAAATEVDVLLLGTGAEIAHPPAALRRAVEAAGLGLEVMASPAACRTYNVLLAEGRRVGAAMLPV from the coding sequence ATGCGTATGAACGAAGTGCAGTTTGATGAAAGCAACCCCGTGGACGGCTACGGGCCGGGCTTCTTCCGCGTCGGCGGAGAGCGGTTTGACGGCGCGGTTTTGCTGCTGCCCTCGGGCGCGGCGCTTTGGGGCGGCTACGAGGATGCCGATGCTTTGGTTGCCGCCGCGACAGAGGTGGACGTGCTACTGCTTGGCACCGGGGCCGAGATTGCCCATCCCCCCGCTGCCCTGCGCCGCGCCGTGGAAGCGGCAGGATTGGGGCTGGAGGTTATGGCCTCGCCGGCGGCGTGCCGGACCTATAACGTGTTGCTTGCCGAAGGCCGCCGCGTGGGCGCTGCGATGTTGCCCGTCTAG
- the secF gene encoding protein translocase subunit SecF: protein MRLRLVPQETSFDFFKHARLTFGASIVAVIASLVIWAMVGLNFGIDFLGGTTIRTDSTVQVEVGEYRAALDPLNLGDVVISEVFDPNFADDQHVVTVRIQAQEGAEAVTPEVITAIQTALQEAVDPAMTFPSVESVGPKVSGELIQTAIIAVLASLGAILVYIWLRFEWQFSVGAVAALIHDVILTIGVFSLFQIRFELATVAALLTIVGYSINDTVVIFDRLRENLIKYKQMALRDVMNLSANETLSRTLMTSGTTLIALIALLVLGGDVIRGFVFAIAWGVVVGTYSSIYVAKNVVLMIGVKRDWSKPSDGGGASGTQFANIDA, encoded by the coding sequence ATGCGTCTTCGTCTAGTCCCGCAAGAAACCTCGTTCGATTTCTTCAAACACGCCCGTCTGACCTTTGGCGCGTCTATCGTGGCGGTCATCGCCTCGCTGGTGATCTGGGCCATGGTCGGCCTGAACTTCGGCATCGACTTTCTGGGCGGCACGACGATCCGCACCGACAGCACGGTGCAGGTTGAGGTCGGGGAATACCGGGCTGCCTTGGACCCTTTGAACCTTGGCGACGTGGTGATTTCCGAGGTGTTCGACCCGAACTTTGCCGACGACCAGCACGTTGTCACCGTGCGCATCCAAGCCCAAGAAGGCGCGGAGGCCGTGACACCAGAGGTCATCACCGCCATCCAAACCGCCCTGCAAGAGGCCGTGGACCCCGCGATGACCTTCCCGTCGGTTGAATCCGTCGGCCCCAAGGTCTCGGGAGAGTTGATTCAGACGGCGATTATCGCGGTTCTGGCCTCGCTTGGGGCGATCCTTGTCTACATCTGGCTGCGGTTCGAATGGCAGTTTTCCGTCGGCGCGGTTGCCGCCCTGATCCATGACGTGATCCTGACCATCGGCGTGTTCAGCCTGTTCCAGATCCGGTTTGAGCTGGCCACAGTGGCGGCGCTGCTGACCATCGTGGGCTATTCGATCAACGACACCGTGGTGATCTTCGACCGCCTGCGCGAGAACTTGATCAAATACAAACAGATGGCCCTGCGCGACGTCATGAACCTGTCCGCCAATGAAACCCTGAGCCGGACCCTGATGACATCGGGCACCACGCTGATTGCGTTGATTGCGCTGTTGGTTCTGGGCGGCGATGTGATCCGTGGCTTTGTCTTCGCCATCGCTTGGGGCGTTGTTGTGGGGACGTACTCCTCGATCTATGTGGCCAAGAACGTGGTGCTGATGATCGGCGTGAAACGCGACTGGTCCAAGCCGTCGGACGGTGGCGGCGCATCGGGCACCCAATTCGCCAATATTGATGCCTGA